From one Alicyclobacillus acidocaldarius subsp. acidocaldarius Tc-4-1 genomic stretch:
- a CDS encoding M3 family oligoendopeptidase: protein MKFSEMKYQRPDLAALKHDVLRLIDEFEASTTPEAALDALQEVNRLRMDFQTMFELAYIRNSVDTRDEFYRAEKAFFDEAAPEMEALETRLRQALIASPHRKALEERFGRQWFRLAEVQTRSFSDAIVEDMQKINARVTDYNQLVASARIPFGGETYNLSQMVKFTESPDRETRQNAVRAMFGFFAEHGDSFDEMYDDLVRMRTAMAQKLGYENFVQMGYHRMNRTDYGPTETAAFREAIRKHIVPLAAEIRDKQRERLGLSSLRIHDISLWYRDGNAHPKGDPAFILENGRRMYKELSPETDAFFQYMLDHELMDLLSREGKRVGGYCTFIPNFKAPFIFANFNGTLGDVTVLTHEAGHAFQAYQSRDMKLPEYFFPTSEAAEIDSMSMEFFTWKWMPLFFQEDADKFFYTHLADSVVSIAYMAAVDEFQHAVYERPEMTPAERKAKWRELERIYMNRGDEFYEGMPYLEEGGLWQRQLHIYNYPFYYIDYALAQVCALQYFLWMQNNPSEAWESYLRLCGLGGSRSFLELVSEAGLRSPFDESTLADVVPGIRDVLSQLEAKLPS from the coding sequence ATGAAGTTCTCCGAGATGAAGTATCAGCGGCCGGATTTGGCGGCGCTGAAACACGACGTCCTGCGGCTCATCGACGAATTCGAGGCTTCCACCACCCCGGAGGCCGCCCTCGACGCCCTGCAAGAAGTGAACCGGCTGCGCATGGATTTCCAGACCATGTTTGAACTCGCGTACATCCGCAATTCCGTGGACACGCGGGACGAGTTTTACCGGGCGGAGAAAGCGTTTTTCGACGAGGCAGCGCCGGAGATGGAAGCGCTCGAGACTCGGCTGCGCCAGGCGCTCATCGCCTCGCCCCACCGCAAGGCGCTCGAGGAGCGCTTCGGCCGTCAGTGGTTCCGGCTCGCGGAGGTGCAGACGAGATCGTTCAGCGACGCGATTGTGGAAGACATGCAGAAGATCAATGCCCGCGTGACGGACTACAACCAACTCGTGGCGAGCGCCCGCATTCCATTCGGCGGCGAGACGTACAACCTGAGTCAGATGGTGAAGTTCACCGAATCGCCCGACCGCGAGACCCGACAAAACGCCGTGCGCGCCATGTTCGGCTTTTTCGCGGAGCACGGCGACTCGTTTGACGAGATGTACGACGATCTCGTCCGGATGCGCACGGCCATGGCCCAGAAGCTCGGGTACGAAAACTTTGTGCAGATGGGCTACCATCGCATGAACCGCACGGACTACGGCCCGACGGAGACGGCGGCATTCCGCGAGGCCATTCGAAAGCATATCGTGCCGCTCGCCGCCGAGATTCGCGACAAACAGCGCGAGCGCCTCGGTCTATCGTCCCTGCGCATCCATGACATCAGCCTTTGGTATCGAGATGGCAACGCCCACCCGAAAGGCGATCCGGCCTTCATCCTGGAAAACGGCAGGCGCATGTACAAAGAGCTGTCCCCGGAGACGGACGCGTTCTTTCAGTACATGTTGGACCACGAACTCATGGATCTGTTGAGCCGCGAGGGCAAGCGCGTCGGCGGTTACTGCACCTTTATCCCGAATTTCAAAGCACCGTTCATTTTCGCCAACTTCAACGGCACCCTGGGCGACGTGACCGTCCTCACGCACGAGGCCGGGCACGCATTTCAAGCGTATCAGTCGCGCGACATGAAACTGCCCGAGTATTTCTTCCCCACATCGGAGGCAGCCGAGATCGACTCGATGAGCATGGAGTTCTTTACGTGGAAGTGGATGCCGCTCTTCTTCCAGGAGGACGCGGACAAGTTCTTTTACACGCACCTGGCGGATTCCGTGGTGTCCATCGCGTACATGGCCGCGGTCGACGAGTTTCAGCACGCCGTGTACGAGCGCCCCGAGATGACGCCTGCCGAGCGCAAGGCCAAGTGGCGGGAACTGGAGCGCATCTACATGAACCGGGGCGACGAATTTTACGAGGGAATGCCGTACCTCGAGGAAGGCGGCCTGTGGCAGCGCCAACTCCATATCTACAACTACCCGTTTTACTACATCGACTACGCGCTCGCCCAGGTGTGCGCGCTGCAGTATTTCCTCTGGATGCAGAACAATCCGTCCGAGGCCTGGGAGTCGTATCTGCGCCTCTGCGGACTGGGGGGCAGCCGCTCGTTCCTGGAACTGGTCAGCGAAGCCGGCCTGCGTTCCCCCTTCGACGAATCGACGCTGGCGGACGTCGTTCCAGGCATCCGGGATGTGCTGAGCCAGCTGGAAGCC